The nucleotide sequence ACCACCGCCGGGGTGCCGCGCTACGTGGTCGGCTACAGCGGCGACCGGCGCAGCCGGGACGCCGTGCGGCTGGGCGTCGCGCTCGCGCGCGACGTGGGCGCCGAGCTCGAGATCGTCCTCGTGCTGCGCGCGGACGACCCGTACCAGCAGGTCTACCCGCCGGTGGGGGACATCTCGCCCGTGCTCCGCCGGCAGGCCCACCAGTGGCTGCGCGAGGCCGCCGCCCTGGTGCCCGAGGGGATCACGGCCCGCACCCACGTGCGGGAGGCGCGGTCCGTGCCCACCGGCCTGGTCGAGGCCGCCACCGAGCTGGGGGCCGCGATGATCGTGGTCGGCGCCGGGACGGGCGGCGGCCGCTTCACCCTGGGTTCCGTGGTGAACGCGCTGCTGCACAGCTCGCCGGTCCCCGTGGCGCTCGCCCCGCGCCGGTATCCCGGGGACGAGCCACTGACCCGGGTCTACGCCGCCGTGGGCACCCGCCCCGGGGCGCACCAGGTCATCCGGGAGGCCGCCGAGGCGGTCGAGCGCTCCGGTCTGGAGCTGGAGCTCCTCTCGTTCCTCGAGGGCGAGGCCGCGGACCCGGGCGCCACCGAGCAGGCCCGCCGGCGCGTCGAGGAGCACCTGGAGGCCGCAGCGGCCGAGGCCCGCCGGACCGGGCCCGTGACCGTGCGGGTCGCCTCCGGGCGGACCCTCAAGAAGGCCGCGCAGGACGTCGACTGGGCTCCCGGCGGCCTCCTGCTCATCGGCTCGTCCCGCCTCGCCCAGGGGCGGCAGACCTTCCTGGGCACCACCGCAGCACGGCTGCTCAAGCACGTCCCGGTCCCGATGGTCGTGGTCCCACGACCGGCCCGCACGGAGGAGAACTGATCATGAGCGCTTCCGACATCGAGGCGCCGGCACGCTCCGGCACCGACAAGGGCCTGAGCAAGGGCGCCGTGGGGCTGCTCGGCTCCGTGGTCATCGGCGTCTCCTGCATCGCCCCGGCCTACACCCTCTCCGCCGCCCTGGGCCCCACCGCCGCGGAGGTCGGCACCTCCCTGCCGGCGATCTTCCTGGTGGGCTTCATCCCCATGCTGCTCGTGGCCTTCGGCTACCAGCAGCTCAACCGGGCCATGCCGGACTCTGGCACCACCTTCACCTGGGGCTCCAAGGCCTTCGGGCCGTGGCTGGGCTGGATGGGCGGCTGGGGGCTGCTGGCCGCCACCATCCTGGTGCTCTCCAACCTCGCCGGTGTGGCCGTGGACTTCCTCTACCTCGCCCTCGCCCAGATCACCGGCAACGACGCCATCGCCGAGCTGACGCGCAACGTGCCCGTCAACGTGGCCACGTGCCTCGTGTTCGTGGCCCTGGCCGCCTGGATCTCGTACCGCGGGATGGAGACCACCAAGGCGTTCCAGTACGTGCTCGTGGCGTTCCAGGCGATCGTGCTCCTGTGGTTCTCGATCGCGGCCTTCGGCCACGTGGCCGCCGGCACCGCCTACGAGGGGCTGACCGTGCGCGCCGAGTGGTTCAACCCGTTCGGCGTGGAGTCCTTCTCCGCGTTCGCGGCGGGCGTGTCCCTGTCCGTGTTCATCTACTGGGGCTGGGACGTGGTGCTCACCATCAACGAGGAGACCAAGGGCTCGGCGACCACCCCGGGCAGGGCCGCCCTGACCACCATCTTCGTGATCGTGGCCCTCTACATGACCATCGCCCTCGCGGTGCTCACGTTCTCCGGGGTCTCCGACCAGGGGCTGGGGATGGGCAACGAGGAGATCCAGGAGAACATCTTCGCGGCCCTCGCGGGGCCCGTGATGGGCCCCTTCGCGATCCTGATGTCCCTCGCGGTGCTGTCCTCCTCGGCGGCCTCCCTGCAGTCCACGTTCGTCTCCCCGGCCCGCACGATGCTGGCCATGGGTTACTATGGCGCGCTGCCGGGGAAGTTCGCCCGGGTCACCCCGCGGTTCCAGACCCCGGGCTACGCGACGATCGCGGCGGCCGTGATCTCCGCCGGCTTCTACGCCGTGATGCGCGTGGTCTCCGAGAACGTCCTCTGGGACACCATCACCACCCTCGGCATGATGGTCTGCTTCTACTACGGGGTCACCGCCCTGGCCTGCGTGTGGTACTTCCGCCGCGAGGCCTTCAGGGGGCCGAAGAACGCGTTCACCAAGTTCCTCGCGCCGCTGCTCGGGGGGATCCTGCTGCTCGTGTTCTTCGGGCAGACGGCCTACGACTCGATGGACCCGGACTACGGCTCCGGCTCGCAGATCGGCGGCGTGGGCCTCGTGTTCCTCCTGGGCGTGGGCATCCTGCTGCTCGGCGTCGCGATGATGCTCGTCCAGTACCGGCGCAACCCGGCCTTCTTCCGGGAGCGCTTCGAGACCACCGAGCTGCCGGTCCTGGACTAGCTCCTCCCTCATCCCCCTTGCGGAGGGGAGAGGGGCCGGTCACCAAATGTTGACGCGCTCCTCCGGGGGCAGCCACAGGCCGTCGCCGGGGCGGGTGCCGAAGGTGTCGTGGAACGCGAACATGTTCTGCACCACCCGGTTGCAGCGGAACTCGTCCGGGGCGTGCGGGTCGGTGGCCAGCCGGTTGACCAGCTCCTGCTCCCGGGCGGTCGAGCGCCACAGCGCCGCGTAGGCGTAGAAGAAGCGCTCCGCGCCGGTCAGGCCGTCGAGCACCGGCGCGCTGTCCTGGTCCAGGCCCCGCTCGGCCAGGGACATCCGGTAGGCCACCAGGGCGATCTCCAGCCCGCCCAGGTCCCCGATGTTCTCGCCCACCGTGAAGGCCCCGTTGACGCGGTGCCGGGCCGGGTCCAGCCCGCGCGGCGTGCAGCCGTCGTACTGGGCGACGAGCGCGGCGGTGCGCCGGGCGAACTCCGCCCGGTCCTCGTCCGTCCACCAGTTCTCCAGGTGGCCCCGGGCGTCGTACTTGGCGCCCTGGTCGTCGAAGCCGTGGCCGATCTCGTGGCCGATCACGGAGCCGATCGCGCCGTAGCACACGGCGTCGTCGGCCTCGATGTCGAAGAACGGCGGCTGCAGGATCCCGGCGGGGAAGACCACCTCGTTGAGCACGGGGTGGAAGTAGGCGTTGACCCAGTGGGGGTAGAGGAACCACTCGCCGCGGTGCACGGGGGTGCCCATCTTCCCGACGGTGCGGTCGTGCTCCAGCGCCAGCCCCGCCCGGACGTTGCCGAGCAGGTCCTCGGGGTCCGGCTCCAGGGAGGAGTAGTCCCGCCAGGTCTCCGGGTAGCCGACCTTGACGGTGAACGTGGACAGCTTCTCCAGGGCGCGGGCCCGGGTGGCCCCCGACATCCACTCGAGCCGCGAGATCCGCTCCCGGTACGCGGCCAGCAGGTGCGCCACGAGCTGCTCCACCCGGGCCTTGTGCGCCGGCGGGAACCAGCGGGCCACGTACTCGCGCGCCACGTCGTCGCCGAGGATCCGGGTGACCAGGAACTCGGCCCGCTTCCAGCGCTCGCGGGGGCGGGTGATCCCGGACAGGGCGGTGCTGTAGAAGCGGAAGTTCTCCTCGACGAACGGCCGGGGCAGGAACGGGGCGCGCTTGGACACGATCCGCCACGACTGCCAGATCCGGATCTGCTCCTCGGACCACTCCTGCCACAGCCGGCCCAGCTGCGTCACGAAGGAGGGCTGGCGCACGATGACCCGGTCGAAGATCCCCGCGCCGCGCTCCGGGGCGGTGCCCTCGAGCCACGCCGTCCACGGGAAGCCGGGCGCCATGGCCTCCAGGCCGGCCACATCCACGGGGTTGTACATCTCCTCGACGTCCCGTGCGGAGACGGTGTCCCAGTGGGCGGCGGCGAGCTGCGTCTCCATGGCGAGCACGGTCGCCGCGGCGTCCCGGGCGGGCACGCCCCAGCGGGCCGGCAGGCCCGCGAGCTCGAGCATCGCCGCGACGTGGGCGGTGAACGCCGTGCGCAGCCGCTCGTGCTGCGGGTCCGTGTAGTAGCTGTCCGTGGGCAGGGACAGCCCGTCCTGACGCAGGAAGAAGGAGTAGCGGGAGGAGTCCCGGGAGTCGTTCTCCACGAAGAAGGACAGCGGCCCGTCCACGCCGGTGCGGTGCAGGGCGGCCGAGGCGCGGGCGAGTCCCTCCCGGCCCCGGGCGGCGTCGAGCACCGCGAGGTCCGGGGCCAGGGCGGCCAGGCCGCGGCGCTCGATCTGCTCCTCGTCGAGGAAGGACCGGTACAGCGCCCCCATCCGCGACCCGGCGGGCGCCTCCTGCACGATCTCGTGCACCCGCTGCGTGTTCCGGTCGGTGAGGATCGCGGAGGCACCGTCGAACGCGCGGTCGTCCGGCAGCTCGTGCGCCTCGATCCAGCCGCCGTTGACGTGGCGGTACAGGTCGTCCTGCGGTCGGACGCCGGGATGGACGTGCTGCAGCTCGAGGCCGGAGTCGGTGGTCACGAGAGCTTCCCCTGTCGTCGTGGCGGGGCGGAGGGCGCGGGGGCGTCCGCCCGGCTCCAGCCTGCGGACGACGGCGCCGCGGCCCGCTTCGCGCGGGCCACGGCGTCCGTGCTGCTCGTCACCCCCGTGCACCGGGGGCGACGACGGGTCAGCTCGCGGCCGGCTCCGGGCTCGCGGACCCTGCCGCCTCGTCGGCGCCCAGCCACTCGGCCTCGAGCTCCTCGAGGGAGCCGTCCTCCTGCATGGCCGCCAGCGTCTCGTTGACCTGGTCCAGCAGGGCCGTGTTGCCGGTCTTGACGGCCAGGCCCAGCTGCTCCCCGGTCTCGATCTCCTCGACCAGCTGCAGCTCGGGGTTGTCCTCGATCGCGGGGCCGGTCACGGAGATGTTGCCGAGCGCGGCCTCGACGTCGTCGGTGTTAAGCCCCTGGATCATCAGCGAGGAGGTCTCGTACTGGACCACGTCCGCGCCGTTGTCCTGGGCGTAGGCCTCCCCGGTGGTGGCCTGCTGCACGCCGATGCGCTTGCCCGCGATGTCCGCCACGGAGCGGATGTCCGAGCCGGGCGCGACCAGGAGGGCGAGGTTGTCGTCGAGGTACGGCTCGGAGAAGTCCATCACCGACTCGCGCTCCTCGGTGATCGTCATGCCGGACGCGGCGAGGTCGCACTGGTCGGTGTCCAGCGCGGAGCCCGTCTCGATGGCCTCGAAGGGCGTGGTGATGACGTTCGACTCCACGCCGAGGTCCTGTGCGATCCGGTCGACCAGGTCGATGTCGAAGCCCACGGTCTCGCCGTTCTCGACGTACTCGAACGGGGCGTAGGGGATGTCCGAGCAGACCGTGAGGGTGCCGGAGCTGATCAGGCTCAGCTCGCCCTCGCCGGCGGCCTCCTCGCCCCCTCCGGTGCTCGTGCACGCGCTCAGGGCCAGCGCGGAGACGGCCAGCACGGACAGGGTCGCTGCCCCGTGGAACCTGCTCTTCATGGATCTGTCCTTCCCTCGGGAGGTGGCGGGCCGCCGCCGGCTGCACGGCGTCGTGCCCGGTGCGCGGCCCGCCGGTGAATGTGCCTCAGTGTAGGTGTTCGCGCGTTGCCGGGATGTTGCACACCACTGGTCGGTAGTCAATTCATTGTCCCCACTCCGGGCGACACCTCCGGGGCGGCGCGCCTGGGCGGCCGCGGCGGAGCCGTCCGGCGTCGGCCGTGCCCGGCGGATTCGGCACAATGGCCCCATGACCCGCACCGAGGACCAGCGCCGCAGCGACCGGGGCGCGCGATGACCGCGCCGCAGGCCCCCGCGAGCGTGCGCGTGGACGTGTGGCTGTGGGCGGTGCGCGTGTTCAAGACCCGCTCCGCCGCCACGGCCGCGTGCCGCGCCGGCCACGTGAAGATCGACGGCACCTCGGTCAAGGCCGCCCAGCCGGTGCGGCCCGGCCAGCGGGTGACCGTGCGCCGTCCCGGTCACGAACAGGTCCTGGAGGTGGTGCAGCTGCTGACCAAGCGCGTCGGGGCGCCCGTCGCCGCGAAGGCCTACGTCGACCACAGCCCGCCCCCGCCCCCGGCGCTGCACGCCGCGGTCCCGCGGCGGGACCGGGGCACCGGGCGGCCCACCAAGAAGGACCGCCGGGAGATGGACCGCCTCCGGGGGCTGTGACGGCGTCCGCGCGGCGTTCCGTGCGCGCTCCCAGGAAGGCGCAGAATAATCCGCACTGCACGTGTGCCGTGGGTCACCCCGCCGTCCGGCGGTCCGACCCGCGGCCGGAACCCGAGGAGTTCGACCCATGGCACTGCTGGACACATCGGTGTGGACCGGAAAGATCTACGTCAACGGATGGCGCGACGGCCGCGGCGGCACCGAGGACGTCACGAACCCGTCGACGGACGAGACGCTGGGGCAGATCGGCTTCGCCTCCCCCGAGGACGTGTACGAGGCGGCCGAGAAGGCCGCAGCGGCCCAGAAGGAGTGGGCGGCGCTGAAGCCCTCCGAGCGCGCCGCGGTGCTGCGTCGCGCCGGCCTGCTGTTCGAGGAGCACGCCGAGGAGGTCATGGACTGGGTGGTCCGGGAGACCGGGGCGATCCAGCCCAAGGCCGGGCTGGAGGCCTCGGTTGCGGCCGCGGAGTGCTACGAGTCCTCGGCGCTGCCGAGCCACCCGCACGGGGAGTACCTGCCCTCCGACGCCCCGCACTGGTCGCTGTCCCGCCGGGTGCCGGTCGGGGTGGTCTCCGTGATCTCGCCGTTCAACTTCCCGCTGATCCTCTCGATCCGCTCCGTGGCCCCCGCCCTGGCCCTGGGCAACGCGGTGCTGCTCAAGCCGGACCCCCGCACCTCGGTCACCGGCGGCGCGCTCATCATGCGCGTCTTCGAGGAGGCCGGGCTGCCGCCCGGCGTCCTGCAGCTGCTGCCCGGCGGCGGTGACGTCGGGGCCGCCACGGTCGAGGCCCCGCACGTGAACGTCGTGTCCTTCACCGGGTCCACGGCCGCCGGCCGGCACGTGGGCGCCGCGGCGGCGCAGCACCTCAAGCGCGCCCACCTCGAGCTGGGCGGCAACAACGTGGTCATCGTCCTGCCCGGCGCGGACGTGGACCTGGCCGCGGGGGTCGGGGCGATGGGCTCCTTCTTCCACCAGGGACAGATCTGCATGACCACCGGGCGCCACCTGGTGCACGAGGACCTGCACGACGAGTACGTGGACAAGCTCGCGGCGAAGGCGGAGGCCCTGGTGGTCGGGGACCCCTCCGGCGGACCCGTGCACCTCGGCCCGATCATCGACGAGCGCCAGCTCAAGGCCATCGACGCGATCGTGCAGGAGACCGCCATCGCCGGCGCCCGGGTGGTGGCCGGGGGGTCCCACGAGGGCCTGTTCTACCGGCCCACGGTGCTCTCCGAGCTGACCCACGAGATGACGGCCTGGAAGGACGAGATCTTCGGGCCGGTGGCGCCCGTGATGAAGGTGTCCAGCGCGGAGGAGGCGGTGGAGTTCGCCAACGCCTCCGAGTACGGGCTCTCGGTGTCCATCGTCGGGGACGTCGGCGAGGCCATGAAGATCGCCGACAGGATCCGCTCCGGCAAGATCCACATCAACGAGATGACGGTCGCCGACGAGGCCAACGCCCCCTTCGGCGGCATGGGCGCCTCCGGCACCGGCTCCCGGTTCGGCGGGCCGACCGCCAACATCGACGCGTTCACCGAGACGCAGTGGATCACGATCAGCCCGGACGTCCCGCACTACCCCTTCTGAGCACCGCCGCTCCCGGGCCGCGTCCCGTCCGGGGGT is from Kocuria rosea and encodes:
- a CDS encoding benzaldehyde dehydrogenase, with product MALLDTSVWTGKIYVNGWRDGRGGTEDVTNPSTDETLGQIGFASPEDVYEAAEKAAAAQKEWAALKPSERAAVLRRAGLLFEEHAEEVMDWVVRETGAIQPKAGLEASVAAAECYESSALPSHPHGEYLPSDAPHWSLSRRVPVGVVSVISPFNFPLILSIRSVAPALALGNAVLLKPDPRTSVTGGALIMRVFEEAGLPPGVLQLLPGGGDVGAATVEAPHVNVVSFTGSTAAGRHVGAAAAQHLKRAHLELGGNNVVIVLPGADVDLAAGVGAMGSFFHQGQICMTTGRHLVHEDLHDEYVDKLAAKAEALVVGDPSGGPVHLGPIIDERQLKAIDAIVQETAIAGARVVAGGSHEGLFYRPTVLSELTHEMTAWKDEIFGPVAPVMKVSSAEEAVEFANASEYGLSVSIVGDVGEAMKIADRIRSGKIHINEMTVADEANAPFGGMGASGTGSRFGGPTANIDAFTETQWITISPDVPHYPF
- a CDS encoding APC family permease: MSASDIEAPARSGTDKGLSKGAVGLLGSVVIGVSCIAPAYTLSAALGPTAAEVGTSLPAIFLVGFIPMLLVAFGYQQLNRAMPDSGTTFTWGSKAFGPWLGWMGGWGLLAATILVLSNLAGVAVDFLYLALAQITGNDAIAELTRNVPVNVATCLVFVALAAWISYRGMETTKAFQYVLVAFQAIVLLWFSIAAFGHVAAGTAYEGLTVRAEWFNPFGVESFSAFAAGVSLSVFIYWGWDVVLTINEETKGSATTPGRAALTTIFVIVALYMTIALAVLTFSGVSDQGLGMGNEEIQENIFAALAGPVMGPFAILMSLAVLSSSAASLQSTFVSPARTMLAMGYYGALPGKFARVTPRFQTPGYATIAAAVISAGFYAVMRVVSENVLWDTITTLGMMVCFYYGVTALACVWYFRREAFRGPKNAFTKFLAPLLGGILLLVFFGQTAYDSMDPDYGSGSQIGGVGLVFLLGVGILLLGVAMMLVQYRRNPAFFRERFETTELPVLD
- a CDS encoding M13 family metallopeptidase, with the translated sequence MTTDSGLELQHVHPGVRPQDDLYRHVNGGWIEAHELPDDRAFDGASAILTDRNTQRVHEIVQEAPAGSRMGALYRSFLDEEQIERRGLAALAPDLAVLDAARGREGLARASAALHRTGVDGPLSFFVENDSRDSSRYSFFLRQDGLSLPTDSYYTDPQHERLRTAFTAHVAAMLELAGLPARWGVPARDAAATVLAMETQLAAAHWDTVSARDVEEMYNPVDVAGLEAMAPGFPWTAWLEGTAPERGAGIFDRVIVRQPSFVTQLGRLWQEWSEEQIRIWQSWRIVSKRAPFLPRPFVEENFRFYSTALSGITRPRERWKRAEFLVTRILGDDVAREYVARWFPPAHKARVEQLVAHLLAAYRERISRLEWMSGATRARALEKLSTFTVKVGYPETWRDYSSLEPDPEDLLGNVRAGLALEHDRTVGKMGTPVHRGEWFLYPHWVNAYFHPVLNEVVFPAGILQPPFFDIEADDAVCYGAIGSVIGHEIGHGFDDQGAKYDARGHLENWWTDEDRAEFARRTAALVAQYDGCTPRGLDPARHRVNGAFTVGENIGDLGGLEIALVAYRMSLAERGLDQDSAPVLDGLTGAERFFYAYAALWRSTAREQELVNRLATDPHAPDEFRCNRVVQNMFAFHDTFGTRPGDGLWLPPEERVNIW
- a CDS encoding universal stress protein — its product is MTTAGVPRYVVGYSGDRRSRDAVRLGVALARDVGAELEIVLVLRADDPYQQVYPPVGDISPVLRRQAHQWLREAAALVPEGITARTHVREARSVPTGLVEAATELGAAMIVVGAGTGGGRFTLGSVVNALLHSSPVPVALAPRRYPGDEPLTRVYAAVGTRPGAHQVIREAAEAVERSGLELELLSFLEGEAADPGATEQARRRVEEHLEAAAAEARRTGPVTVRVASGRTLKKAAQDVDWAPGGLLLIGSSRLAQGRQTFLGTTAARLLKHVPVPMVVVPRPARTEEN
- a CDS encoding ABC transporter substrate-binding protein, which produces MKSRFHGAATLSVLAVSALALSACTSTGGGEEAAGEGELSLISSGTLTVCSDIPYAPFEYVENGETVGFDIDLVDRIAQDLGVESNVITTPFEAIETGSALDTDQCDLAASGMTITEERESVMDFSEPYLDDNLALLVAPGSDIRSVADIAGKRIGVQQATTGEAYAQDNGADVVQYETSSLMIQGLNTDDVEAALGNISVTGPAIEDNPELQLVEEIETGEQLGLAVKTGNTALLDQVNETLAAMQEDGSLEELEAEWLGADEAAGSASPEPAAS
- a CDS encoding RNA-binding S4 domain-containing protein yields the protein MTAPQAPASVRVDVWLWAVRVFKTRSAATAACRAGHVKIDGTSVKAAQPVRPGQRVTVRRPGHEQVLEVVQLLTKRVGAPVAAKAYVDHSPPPPPALHAAVPRRDRGTGRPTKKDRREMDRLRGL